In Centroberyx gerrardi isolate f3 chromosome 11, fCenGer3.hap1.cur.20231027, whole genome shotgun sequence, the following are encoded in one genomic region:
- the LOC139921188 gene encoding B-type lectin plumieribetin-like: MSQTFISADQELRKGDFLLSNDGNYKAIFQDDGSLVVYKWSPIWTTDTVSAEAFRVLLQQDTNLVMYTKEDRPVWDTGTYTNSVNNRMRLTLTDQGFLVVDNNGQRIWTSENSRGIKH, encoded by the exons ATGAGCCAGACCTTCATCAGTGCTGACCAGGAACTCCGTAAGGGGGATTTCCTCCTCAGCAATGATGGGAACTACAAAGCCATCTTCCAg GATGACGGCAGCTTGGTCGTCTACAAGTGGTCTCCCATTTGGACCACGGATACCGTTTCTGCCGAGGCGTTCCGAGTCCTCCTGCAGCAGGACACCAACCTGGTTATGTACACCAAAGAAGACAGGCCAGTGTGGGACACCGGCACCTACACCAACAGTGTGAACAACAGGATGCGGCTCACCCTGACTGACCAAGGCTTCCTGGTTGTTGACAACAATGGTCAGAGAATTTGGACCTCTGAAAACTCTCGTGGTATTAAACACTAG